A genomic region of Jeotgalibacillus haloalkalitolerans contains the following coding sequences:
- a CDS encoding polyamine aminopropyltransferase codes for MNELGIKQSKTIYWASGIVSICGIIFEVLFGAAGSYILGDGVKQYTLTISLFLTGMGIGASISERVTRNLIPSFIWIEYAIGIIGGLSTFLFFGVTAFLPDGTDAIFLYSITLIVGGLTGLELPILIRKANDIGVTLRKSTARVLFSDYAGGLIGGLLFVFFLRPEFGLVKSAFFVGLINVGVALWVLFYFRKEIKRFRLHLAAGIGFFLVLFSGIFWGEEMAFSFEQKLYRDPIIYHEQTEYQQIILTKERGDVRLFLDGQLQMSSTDEYRYHETLVHPAVEAAESPDNVLVLGGGDGLVLRELWKYDEVNSVDLVDLDPAVVELAETNYDLLQLNEGAFSDPRVTVHHEDAFSFMEQSDEFYDVIIVDLPDPNNESLNKLYTLQFYQLLRNSLEPGGAMMIQATSPTFATEVYWTIDHTVKETGLHVENLHVDVPSFGDWGFIFAEREDSGALDEMSINVETRFLNEETLQSLRTFGKDIDRDITDDKGNTFEYKPNTLIDPILLEMYDKAWINY; via the coding sequence ATGAATGAACTGGGTATTAAACAAAGTAAAACAATCTACTGGGCTTCAGGAATCGTTTCAATATGCGGCATCATATTTGAAGTATTATTCGGAGCTGCAGGCTCTTACATTTTGGGAGATGGTGTGAAGCAGTATACGCTCACCATCTCGCTTTTTTTGACCGGAATGGGTATTGGGGCCTCAATCAGTGAACGTGTCACACGTAACCTGATCCCCTCTTTTATCTGGATCGAATATGCAATCGGAATCATCGGCGGACTTTCCACTTTTCTTTTCTTCGGCGTGACCGCTTTTCTTCCTGATGGAACAGATGCAATTTTTCTTTATTCCATTACGCTGATTGTCGGCGGGCTGACCGGACTTGAGCTGCCGATCTTAATCAGAAAAGCAAATGATATCGGCGTAACGCTCAGGAAAAGTACTGCCCGTGTCCTGTTTTCTGACTATGCAGGCGGACTGATTGGCGGATTACTTTTTGTATTCTTCCTCCGTCCGGAATTCGGTCTGGTTAAATCAGCATTCTTTGTCGGTTTAATTAATGTGGGCGTCGCATTGTGGGTGCTGTTTTATTTCAGAAAAGAAATTAAACGCTTCAGACTTCACCTTGCAGCCGGTATCGGATTTTTCCTGGTGCTGTTTTCAGGTATTTTCTGGGGAGAGGAAATGGCTTTTTCTTTTGAACAGAAGCTGTACCGTGACCCGATTATCTACCATGAACAGACAGAGTATCAGCAGATCATTCTCACAAAAGAGCGCGGCGATGTGAGGCTGTTCTTAGATGGTCAGCTGCAGATGAGTTCGACTGATGAATACCGCTATCATGAAACACTCGTTCACCCTGCTGTTGAAGCGGCTGAATCACCTGATAATGTTTTAGTACTCGGGGGTGGTGATGGCCTGGTGCTGCGTGAGCTTTGGAAATACGATGAAGTAAATTCAGTGGATCTTGTTGATCTGGACCCTGCTGTTGTTGAGCTTGCTGAGACAAATTATGACCTGCTTCAGCTGAATGAAGGTGCTTTCAGTGATCCGCGTGTTACAGTACATCATGAAGACGCATTTTCATTTATGGAACAGTCTGATGAATTTTATGATGTGATTATTGTAGATCTTCCTGATCCGAACAATGAATCATTGAATAAGCTCTATACCCTGCAGTTCTATCAGCTGCTGCGCAATTCCCTAGAACCGGGTGGCGCGATGATGATCCAGGCAACGAGTCCGACTTTTGCGACTGAAGTATACTGGACAATTGATCACACTGTAAAAGAAACCGGACTGCATGTTGAAAATTTGCATGTAGATGTACCGAGCTTTGGTGACTGGGGCTTTATCTTTGCAGAACGTGAAGATTCAGGGGCTTTAGATGAGATGTCCATTAATGTGGAGACAAGGTTTTTAAACGAAGAAACCCTGCAGAGCTTAAGAACGTTTGGAAAAGATATTGATCGTGACATTACGGATGATAAAGGAAATACGTTTGAATACAAACCGAATACGTTAATTGATCCGATTCTGCTTGAGATGTATGATAAAGCATGGATTAATTATTAA
- a CDS encoding DUF350 domain-containing protein, with product MEPFLLTIMYFAIAIVVILIGVAVFELITTKYKDWDEILAGNKAVALSISGKIIGISIILAFAIYHSFAVWETLVWGGLGVVLQMIGYLLFEAFTRKFSVEEQLHKGNLAVGIISFGVSVGLAFVIGASIT from the coding sequence ATGGAACCATTCTTATTAACGATTATGTATTTTGCAATTGCAATTGTCGTCATCCTGATTGGGGTTGCAGTATTTGAACTCATTACGACGAAATATAAAGACTGGGATGAAATTCTTGCCGGAAATAAAGCGGTAGCATTATCAATCAGCGGAAAAATTATCGGGATCAGCATCATTCTGGCTTTTGCGATCTACCACAGCTTTGCTGTCTGGGAAACACTTGTCTGGGGAGGACTTGGCGTTGTCCTTCAGATGATCGGCTACCTGCTTTTTGAAGCTTTCACACGTAAATTTTCTGTTGAAGAGCAGCTTCATAAAGGAAACCTGGCAGTCGGGATCATCAGCTTTGGTGTATCAGTTGGACTTGCGTTTGTAATTGGCGCTTCAATTACATAA
- a CDS encoding DUF4179 domain-containing protein, whose translation MYQNEENNLKDYQKKIEQQTVPDERLDDAILKGVNRARQKNKRAYKKWFIPLTAAAILILSFVMTVRVSSVMAGHIASIPGMDRIVELIRDDRGLQSAVENDYIEAIGVSRSRDGVIITIDSVIQDEQGLVIFYTVEIPEPVRDPFFAVSDLLDKNDESVDASYSTGTDLDADPESTVLTGSANFFFEDGYSPGRELTVVFGDRQNQHVFEGEIKIPITLSAEKAETETYQLNKTISIEGQKLMIKEVNISPIRASVELIPDPSNEKKILAFEAMKMTDENGEEWKQSANGLTSTGDAEARTVYFESSYFDMPEELSMMIGRVQAVEREHEAVTIDTDTGKVISAPDDSGITFTSIDRLGIELEINRADFGYSLFSQATDAEGKTVDIPSAGYRSYDGKSMMDFRFEHSRYQNPLTLEFAFYPGWIESDEVIRIYE comes from the coding sequence GTGTATCAAAATGAGGAGAATAATCTAAAAGATTATCAGAAAAAGATTGAACAGCAGACAGTTCCGGATGAACGTCTGGATGATGCGATTTTAAAAGGGGTAAACAGAGCCCGCCAGAAGAATAAGCGTGCATATAAAAAATGGTTCATTCCACTGACTGCAGCAGCCATCCTGATCCTCTCATTTGTCATGACTGTCAGAGTATCTTCTGTCATGGCAGGACATATTGCATCCATTCCGGGGATGGACCGGATTGTGGAATTAATCCGTGATGACAGAGGACTTCAATCAGCGGTTGAAAATGATTATATAGAAGCAATCGGCGTCAGCCGTTCCAGGGATGGCGTGATCATCACGATTGATTCTGTCATACAGGATGAGCAGGGGCTTGTCATATTCTATACTGTCGAAATTCCGGAACCGGTAAGAGATCCGTTTTTTGCAGTGAGTGACTTGCTTGACAAAAATGATGAAAGTGTAGATGCGTCTTATTCAACAGGAACAGACTTGGATGCAGACCCTGAAAGTACGGTGCTTACAGGATCAGCTAACTTTTTCTTCGAAGATGGCTATTCTCCGGGAAGAGAGCTGACAGTGGTTTTCGGTGACAGACAGAATCAGCATGTGTTTGAGGGTGAAATCAAAATACCGATCACGTTATCTGCTGAAAAAGCTGAAACTGAAACGTATCAGCTGAACAAAACCATCAGTATCGAAGGTCAGAAACTCATGATTAAAGAAGTAAACATTTCGCCGATCAGAGCCAGTGTCGAACTGATCCCCGACCCTTCCAATGAGAAAAAAATCCTGGCTTTTGAAGCGATGAAGATGACAGATGAGAACGGGGAAGAGTGGAAGCAGTCAGCGAACGGACTGACCTCCACCGGTGATGCTGAGGCAAGAACTGTTTATTTTGAAAGCAGCTATTTTGATATGCCTGAAGAGCTTTCAATGATGATCGGAAGAGTGCAGGCAGTTGAACGGGAGCATGAAGCTGTAACCATTGATACGGACACCGGGAAAGTAATTTCAGCACCGGATGATTCAGGCATCACGTTTACATCCATTGACCGCCTGGGGATCGAGCTTGAGATAAACAGGGCTGACTTTGGATACAGCCTTTTCAGTCAGGCGACAGATGCTGAAGGCAAAACTGTTGATATCCCGTCAGCCGGCTACCGTTCATATGATGGAAAATCAATGATGGATTTCAGATTTGAACACAGCCGTTATCAAAATCCGCTGACTCTTGAGTTTGCCTTTTATCCGGGGTGGATTGAATCAGATGAAGTGATTCGGATTTATGAATGA
- a CDS encoding potassium/proton antiporter: MDFTVDGLIFFMAAMLIIGVAATKFSSRLGMPSLVLFLLAGMLLSEFIYFENTEFVQLVGILALIIILFEGGTQTSWQSIRPVIGASTSLATAGVLITSGIVGVAAVWILNLSWLEGLLLGAIVGSTDAAAVFSVLGTKNIKAKLTSTLEAESGTNDPMAVFLTVMFIELIQMPDTGIWSLISGFLIQMSLGLVAGLVLGRLTVLAITKINLDASGLYPVLALSFAIFTYAGTTFINGSGLLAVYVMAVVVGNYEIPYRHSILRFNEGFAWMMQIVMFIMLGLLVFPNQLLEVIWQGMLLSLILMLIARPVGVFLSMLGMRYNGKEKLFISWAGLKGAVPIVLATYPIVAGVENAMLIFNTVFFVVLTSALIQGGTLSWLGNKLGLAGDEKPQSPYSLELIALGKTESEMVELTIPKDSAVAGMKLADITLPKYTLITAVIRKEKILTPTGVTRLKEGDTLYVLTKKKTRDLVKIRFYQKKWIQEEKVETVEAAEMDNGEAKESGS, from the coding sequence GTGGATTTTACGGTAGACGGTTTGATTTTTTTTATGGCTGCCATGCTGATCATCGGGGTAGCCGCTACAAAGTTTTCTTCGCGTTTAGGAATGCCCTCTCTTGTTCTTTTCTTACTTGCCGGTATGCTTCTCAGTGAATTTATCTATTTTGAAAATACGGAATTTGTTCAGCTGGTCGGGATATTAGCACTCATTATTATTCTCTTTGAAGGTGGTACACAAACCAGCTGGCAAAGCATCAGGCCTGTTATTGGAGCATCAACATCCCTTGCTACAGCTGGTGTTCTAATTACATCCGGGATTGTAGGTGTCGCGGCAGTTTGGATTCTGAACCTGTCATGGCTCGAAGGCTTATTATTAGGTGCTATTGTAGGTTCAACAGATGCAGCAGCTGTATTTTCTGTTCTCGGCACAAAAAATATTAAAGCGAAACTGACTTCTACGCTTGAGGCTGAATCAGGTACAAATGATCCGATGGCGGTATTTTTAACAGTCATGTTTATTGAACTGATTCAAATGCCTGATACAGGAATCTGGTCACTGATTTCAGGCTTTCTGATTCAGATGTCACTCGGTCTGGTTGCAGGTTTGGTTCTCGGCAGGTTAACAGTGCTTGCGATCACAAAGATCAATCTGGATGCATCGGGATTATATCCGGTACTGGCATTGTCGTTTGCGATCTTTACATATGCAGGTACAACGTTTATTAACGGAAGCGGGTTATTGGCTGTTTATGTCATGGCCGTTGTGGTTGGAAATTATGAAATTCCTTACCGCCATTCAATCCTGCGATTTAATGAAGGGTTTGCCTGGATGATGCAGATTGTCATGTTTATTATGCTTGGTCTGCTCGTCTTCCCGAACCAGTTACTTGAAGTGATCTGGCAGGGAATGCTGTTATCGCTTATACTGATGCTGATTGCACGGCCGGTCGGTGTTTTTTTAAGTATGCTTGGGATGAGGTATAACGGGAAAGAAAAGCTCTTTATTTCCTGGGCAGGATTAAAGGGTGCGGTCCCGATCGTATTAGCCACTTATCCGATTGTTGCAGGTGTGGAGAATGCGATGCTGATCTTCAATACGGTCTTCTTCGTTGTTTTAACCTCAGCGCTGATTCAGGGTGGAACGCTATCCTGGCTTGGTAATAAACTGGGGCTTGCGGGAGATGAGAAGCCGCAGAGTCCATACAGTCTTGAGTTGATCGCATTAGGTAAAACTGAATCGGAAATGGTTGAATTAACGATTCCCAAAGATTCAGCTGTTGCAGGAATGAAGCTGGCTGATATTACACTTCCGAAATACACACTGATTACAGCTGTGATCAGAAAAGAAAAAATTCTCACGCCAACCGGAGTCACCAGACTGAAGGAAGGTGACACGCTGTATGTGCTGACGAAAAAGAAAACGCGTGACCTTGTGAAAATCCGTTTTTATCAGAAGAAATGGATTCAGGAAGAGAAGGTGGAAACAGTGGAAGCAGCAGAAATGGACAACGGTGAAGCAAAAGAGTCAGGCTCCTGA
- a CDS encoding DUF4178 domain-containing protein yields MSFFKRLFGGKTDSRPEVKDRTVHNLKIGDIVTYDLQDYEVVGKLSYNDHGFKWSAYQLQGVQEVIWLGVEMDDELELGIYKKSTLKLQEPLPKEIEYEGTMYYLDETGSAIVKGEGRSQNVDGVKCKYAEYYDEDDEKALSVEIWGGDVEASTGYSIEEYELKIIAGSH; encoded by the coding sequence ATGAGCTTTTTTAAGCGGCTGTTTGGCGGAAAAACAGATTCGCGTCCGGAAGTGAAGGACAGAACAGTGCATAACCTGAAAATCGGTGACATTGTCACTTACGACCTTCAGGATTATGAAGTAGTCGGGAAGCTATCTTATAATGACCACGGCTTTAAATGGTCAGCCTATCAGCTTCAGGGCGTGCAGGAAGTCATTTGGCTGGGTGTTGAAATGGATGATGAGCTTGAGCTTGGTATTTACAAAAAATCAACGCTCAAACTGCAGGAGCCACTGCCAAAGGAAATTGAGTATGAAGGTACAATGTATTACCTGGATGAGACCGGCTCAGCCATTGTAAAGGGTGAGGGTAGAAGTCAAAATGTAGACGGTGTAAAATGTAAATACGCTGAATACTATGATGAAGATGATGAAAAAGCATTGTCAGTTGAGATCTGGGGCGGTGATGTTGAAGCCAGCACAGGTTACAGTATTGAAGAATATGAGCTAAAAATTATAGCAGGATCACATTAA
- a CDS encoding DUF6509 family protein has translation MNITAFTVEKINDTFGILTGDRFEFMLELAKDEEDELFQDGDVSIKALYKVEDGEEQLMKYDLIKSSDGQVLSFELEDEEIEAVKSFCSEHWQEAQED, from the coding sequence ATGAACATAACAGCTTTTACAGTTGAAAAGATAAATGACACATTCGGTATACTGACAGGAGACCGCTTTGAATTTATGCTTGAGCTTGCGAAAGATGAAGAAGATGAACTGTTTCAGGATGGCGACGTCAGCATCAAAGCGCTATATAAAGTGGAAGATGGCGAAGAGCAGCTGATGAAATACGACCTGATTAAAAGCAGTGACGGACAGGTTTTAAGCTTTGAGCTTGAAGATGAAGAAATTGAAGCAGTTAAATCTTTCTGCAGTGAGCACTGGCAGGAAGCACAGGAAGATTAA
- a CDS encoding methyl-accepting chemotaxis protein — protein sequence MMKGSVGQKLVSAFLIVALIFAASGAYSYINMRAMSQTFEDVTESLFEARAEILELESTVHEQNSTYRGYLLSSQTIYLDSFYELNDETAAISERIGTLIDDESSLQLLASITNKNTEMLTIGEDLLPLFEANPDIARVRATGTMTPLANQLTGEANEMIDIINEDISSTLEESNASIAQSRTLSTIMMVVAFIISILLGVILTSRITKPLKSMTAMAERVADGNLTDQPLPMKGKDEIAKLQHSFIAMQDNLKGLIQQISLNSAQVAASSEELSANAEQTSRATEQTAGSIEEISRGSENQVSAADRSVESLRNVTVGIQTIAESATVIENYSNESLSHANEGGTLVENTVQNMEAISHRVGESDQAIQNLSSRTDEIGSILEVIRGIADQTNLLALNAAIEAARAGEHGKGFAVVADEVRKLAEQSAGSTHKINDLISEMQKDSSRSVETMNVVKAEVERGINAAQETREKFQLIVGSVEQMTTQIEQMNETAQSIAAKSDEVTETVGSMTGIAKDTNDHSASVSAAAQQTLASMEEVTSSAAALTGMAEELQELIARFELPAEVTFKDNKLYEEPGFEDEHTEETDEYMYMDEPGYESEDRFVDEKADEPLQEQSKIS from the coding sequence ATGATGAAGGGGTCCGTAGGTCAAAAGCTGGTATCTGCCTTCCTGATTGTTGCACTGATTTTTGCAGCTTCAGGCGCTTATTCATATATTAATATGCGTGCGATGAGCCAGACATTTGAAGATGTCACTGAGTCACTTTTTGAAGCCCGCGCTGAAATACTTGAACTGGAAAGCACTGTACATGAACAAAATAGTACATATAGAGGTTATTTATTATCCTCGCAAACAATTTATCTCGACAGCTTTTATGAACTAAATGATGAAACAGCTGCAATTAGCGAACGAATCGGTACACTGATTGATGACGAGTCTTCACTGCAATTACTGGCATCAATCACGAACAAGAACACTGAGATGCTGACAATTGGAGAGGATCTCCTTCCTCTATTTGAAGCAAACCCTGATATTGCCAGAGTCAGAGCAACAGGAACAATGACGCCGCTTGCCAATCAGCTGACAGGTGAAGCAAATGAGATGATCGACATTATTAATGAAGATATTTCATCTACACTGGAAGAATCCAATGCTTCTATTGCACAGTCACGGACGCTTTCAACCATTATGATGGTTGTTGCATTTATAATTTCCATTTTACTGGGCGTGATTTTAACGTCACGCATCACTAAGCCACTGAAGTCGATGACTGCCATGGCTGAGCGGGTCGCTGATGGCAACTTAACGGATCAGCCGTTGCCAATGAAAGGGAAAGATGAGATCGCCAAGCTTCAGCATTCTTTTATTGCAATGCAGGATAATCTGAAAGGTTTGATTCAGCAAATCTCACTTAATTCAGCTCAGGTAGCCGCTTCATCTGAAGAGCTGTCAGCAAATGCTGAGCAGACTTCAAGAGCAACAGAACAGACGGCGGGTTCAATTGAAGAGATCTCCAGAGGATCTGAGAACCAGGTGTCTGCCGCTGACAGAAGTGTAGAATCCTTGCGCAATGTAACAGTTGGCATTCAGACAATTGCTGAAAGTGCCACTGTGATTGAAAACTATTCTAATGAATCGCTCTCTCATGCAAATGAAGGTGGAACACTGGTTGAAAACACAGTTCAAAATATGGAGGCAATCAGCCACCGGGTTGGTGAATCCGATCAGGCAATTCAAAATTTGTCTTCACGCACGGATGAAATCGGTTCTATTTTAGAAGTGATCAGAGGCATCGCAGATCAGACAAACCTGCTGGCACTCAACGCAGCGATTGAAGCTGCGCGCGCCGGTGAGCACGGCAAAGGGTTTGCTGTTGTGGCGGATGAAGTCAGAAAGCTTGCTGAGCAGTCTGCAGGCTCCACTCATAAAATCAATGACCTGATTTCAGAAATGCAAAAGGATTCTTCAAGATCTGTTGAAACGATGAATGTTGTAAAAGCAGAGGTTGAACGTGGAATTAACGCCGCGCAAGAAACGCGTGAAAAGTTCCAGCTGATTGTCGGGTCTGTTGAACAAATGACAACACAGATTGAACAGATGAATGAAACGGCACAGTCGATCGCTGCAAAGTCAGATGAAGTCACTGAAACTGTCGGCAGCATGACTGGTATTGCCAAAGATACAAACGATCACTCAGCAAGCGTTAGTGCAGCTGCCCAGCAGACACTGGCATCTATGGAAGAAGTAACGTCCTCTGCTGCAGCCTTAACTGGAATGGCAGAAGAACTGCAGGAACTGATTGCAAGGTTTGAGCTTCCGGCTGAAGTAACCTTTAAAGACAACAAATTGTATGAAGAACCCGGCTTTGAAGATGAACACACAGAAGAAACAGATGAATACATGTATATGGATGAACCTGGGTATGAAAGTGAAGACAGGTTTGTCGATGAAAAAGCAGACGAACCATTGCAGGAGCAGTCAAAAATATCATAA
- a CDS encoding DUF4247 domain-containing protein, which translates to MKRSIMSLMIITVMLFVTACGESEGSIFKDGIEDYISTTYTLYDTVESAENSDRYARIYQAENKELSAVSEELQSHENPDEMSDINNGKQIFIFDNVFVTLTESEDDPDNTMIEVAEQEFARNNYGPSFFEGYLLASLISNIFGNNWYDSRSRQCNLNPERCYGGYNAAGSYVGKSTTPTIRGSSNRGGGVGFGK; encoded by the coding sequence ATGAAACGGTCAATCATGTCACTTATGATTATTACGGTCATGCTATTTGTTACTGCATGCGGAGAAAGTGAAGGCTCTATCTTTAAAGACGGCATTGAAGATTATATCAGCACTACATATACCTTATACGATACAGTCGAAAGTGCGGAGAACAGTGACCGCTACGCAAGAATTTATCAGGCTGAAAATAAAGAACTCTCTGCAGTATCAGAAGAACTTCAAAGCCATGAAAATCCTGATGAAATGAGTGATATCAATAACGGGAAACAGATTTTTATCTTTGATAATGTATTCGTTACCCTTACTGAATCAGAAGATGATCCGGACAATACGATGATTGAAGTTGCTGAACAGGAATTTGCACGTAACAATTACGGACCAAGCTTCTTTGAGGGCTATCTGCTTGCAAGCCTGATCTCAAACATTTTCGGGAACAACTGGTACGATTCACGCAGCAGACAATGTAACCTGAACCCTGAACGCTGTTATGGCGGCTATAATGCAGCAGGCTCTTACGTTGGAAAGAGCACCACACCAACCATTCGTGGTTCGAGTAACCGTGGCGGTGGCGTCGGTTTTGGAAAATAA
- a CDS encoding sigma-70 family RNA polymerase sigma factor: MDLEKIASDAVSGDEDAFVMLMKAYKTDLYRTAYAYLKNEQDAIEAVQETTYRAYKSIQTLKQPVYAKTWMIRIMINVCQTELKKKKRMVPHLTEENGIASDDNASFIETAEALDSLEPEERELVHMKYFQDMTITQVAHALNMPEGTVKTKLYKSLSRLKRWFEKGEHTRVSK; the protein is encoded by the coding sequence ATGGATCTTGAGAAAATCGCATCTGATGCCGTCAGCGGAGATGAAGATGCATTTGTCATGCTGATGAAAGCATATAAAACGGACTTATACAGAACGGCATACGCTTATTTAAAAAATGAACAGGACGCAATTGAAGCAGTTCAGGAGACGACTTACAGAGCTTATAAATCAATTCAGACGCTGAAGCAGCCAGTCTATGCTAAAACCTGGATGATCAGAATTATGATCAATGTCTGCCAGACTGAGCTGAAAAAGAAAAAAAGAATGGTACCTCATCTGACTGAAGAGAATGGAATAGCCTCTGATGATAACGCCTCTTTTATAGAAACCGCAGAAGCACTCGACAGTCTGGAGCCGGAAGAAAGGGAGCTGGTCCATATGAAATACTTTCAGGATATGACAATTACACAGGTCGCACATGCGCTGAATATGCCTGAAGGTACAGTGAAAACAAAGCTCTACAAGTCACTATCACGTTTGAAACGCTGGTTTGAGAAGGGGGAGCATACCCGTGTATCAAAATGA
- a CDS encoding type 1 glutamine amidotransferase domain-containing protein, with amino-acid sequence MNLHAKKVIALVSDDFEDLELWYPVMRLREEGVVVHIVGEKNGHEYKGKYGVPAVSDYAFHEINVQEYDGILVPGGWSPDKLRRYKEVIEMVQHMNQHQKLIGQICHAGWVLISADILKGVNVTSTPGIKDDMTNAGAIWHDEAVVTDGHIISSRRPPDLPAYGNALVKALS; translated from the coding sequence ATGAATTTACATGCGAAAAAAGTAATTGCACTGGTAAGTGATGATTTTGAGGATCTTGAACTTTGGTATCCGGTTATGCGGCTGAGAGAAGAAGGTGTGGTCGTTCATATCGTTGGTGAGAAGAACGGGCATGAATATAAAGGAAAGTACGGCGTTCCCGCAGTCAGTGATTATGCTTTTCACGAGATTAACGTACAAGAGTATGATGGGATTTTAGTTCCTGGCGGATGGTCACCGGATAAGTTAAGACGCTATAAAGAAGTGATTGAAATGGTTCAGCACATGAATCAGCATCAGAAACTGATTGGTCAGATCTGTCATGCCGGATGGGTGCTGATTTCAGCTGATATTCTTAAAGGAGTTAATGTTACAAGTACACCAGGCATTAAAGATGATATGACGAATGCAGGTGCCATCTGGCATGATGAAGCAGTTGTAACAGATGGTCATATTATTTCCAGCAGAAGACCACCTGATCTGCCGGCATACGGAAATGCACTTGTAAAAGCTTTAAGCTAA
- a CDS encoding PspA/IM30 family protein, with product MFQFFKRVKTVVGSELNSMLDKAEDPVKMLDQFMREMEADIREVETAVAKQIASEKMLQKKVEDAESMMKKREEQAMKAIESGNEDLARRALEDKKNHADQASSLQDSYARAKEDVAGLRTKLDEMKKEYNEMKMKKDSLKARAESAKTRTKMNRTLSGINNDASRGGFERMEEKVMQFEAEAETSEDLRQSNRSLDDEFDALDNSVDDELAALKKKMGKE from the coding sequence ATGTTTCAATTTTTCAAACGTGTAAAAACAGTAGTAGGTTCAGAATTAAATTCAATGCTGGATAAGGCGGAAGATCCGGTAAAAATGCTTGATCAGTTCATGCGTGAAATGGAAGCCGATATCCGCGAGGTGGAAACAGCAGTTGCAAAACAGATCGCAAGCGAAAAAATGCTTCAGAAGAAAGTTGAAGATGCAGAAAGCATGATGAAAAAGCGTGAAGAGCAGGCAATGAAAGCGATCGAATCCGGTAATGAAGACCTTGCCCGCCGCGCGCTGGAAGATAAAAAGAATCACGCAGACCAGGCTTCTTCTCTTCAGGATTCATATGCAAGAGCAAAAGAAGATGTTGCAGGTCTCAGAACGAAGCTGGATGAGATGAAGAAAGAATATAACGAAATGAAGATGAAAAAAGATTCATTGAAAGCCCGTGCAGAATCAGCAAAAACACGCACAAAAATGAACCGTACCCTTTCAGGCATCAACAATGACGCTTCACGCGGCGGCTTTGAAAGAATGGAAGAAAAAGTAATGCAGTTTGAAGCTGAAGCTGAAACAAGTGAAGACCTTCGCCAGTCAAACCGCAGCCTTGATGATGAGTTCGATGCGCTTGATAACAGTGTAGATGACGAGCTTGCTGCACTGAAGAAAAAAATGGGTAAAGAATAA